The proteins below come from a single Xyrauchen texanus isolate HMW12.3.18 chromosome 3, RBS_HiC_50CHRs, whole genome shotgun sequence genomic window:
- the LOC127630534 gene encoding neutrophil cytosol factor 1-like isoform X1, which produces MAETYVLLVELLGFEKRFFPSQHYVYMLLVKWSDQSEKLIYRRYPEIHTFHKALKEMFPIEAGDIDEKDRIIPSLLAPKWLDNQKTTETRQGTLAEYCRALLNLPPNISGCHLVLDFFKMRLEDESPPAPHPYKRNETFMSTNRSRFNTSSEITGPIMLESYRVITDYSKSSKYEITLSAGDMVDIVEKSLNGWWFCQCEYKRGWFPASYLEPLDGADELEEPEPNYVGELYKTTNAYTAVEEDELTLEAGETIEVIHKLLDGWWVVRNGEDTGYYPSMFLSRAGEQKEVDAEKDVVRRSTPPPRRSTIPNAQSIHTKGRQQISLDIYRKQSRRFLQQRRSLNSPLQERKTNTENVAKTDSFKAEDLDQNTPVIPPRPSPQLILERCTENTCKRVSIHEGN; this is translated from the exons ATGGCTGAAACATATGTGTTACTTGTGGAACTGTTGGGCTTTGAGAAAAGGTTCTTTCCCTCCCAGCATTAT GTGTACATGCTCTTGGTTAAATGGAGTGATCAATCTGAAAAGCTGATTTACAGACGGTATCCAGAAATCCACACTTTTCAT AAGGCGTTGAAGGAAATGTTCCCTATTGAGGCAGGAGACATTGATGAAAAGGACAGAATCATTCCTTCATTACTTG CTCCAAAATGGCTGGATAATCAGAAAACAACAGAGACAAGGCAGGGGACTCTTGCTGAGTACTGTCGCGCTCTGCTCAACCTGCCTCCAAACATCTCAGGCTGTCATCTTGTTCTTGACTTCTTCAAAATGCGTCTCGAAGATGAATCTCCACCAGCCCCACACCC ATACAAAAGAAATGAGACTTTTATGTCCACCAATAGATCACGGTTCAACACCTCATCAG AAATCACAGGACCTATCATGCTTGAGAGCTACAGAGTGATCACAGACTACAGCAAGAGCTCAAAGTATGAAATCACTCTGAGTGCAGGAGATATGGTGGACATAGTGGAGAAAAGCCTAAATG GCTGGTGGTTTTGTCAGTGTGAGTATAAAAGAGGCTGGTTTCCAGCTTCATACTTAGAACCGCTGGATGGAGCAGATGAATTAGAGGAACCAGAGCCTAATTATGTGG GTGAGCTCTACAAAACCACAAACGCATATACAGCTGTAGAAGAAGATGAGTTGACTCTTGAGGCAGGAGAGACTATTGAGGTCATCCATAAACTTTTGGATGGCTGGTGGGTGGTCAG GAATGGAGAAGATACAGGCTACTACCCTTCCATGTTCCTAAGCAGGGCAGGAGAGCAGAAAGAGGTGGATGCTGAGAAGGACGTGGTCAGAAGATCAACCCCACCACCAAGAAG ATCTACCATACCCAACGCCCAGAGCATCCATACTAAGGGACGTCAGCAAATCAGTCTGGACATCTATCGTAAGCAGAGTCGACGGTTCTTACAGCAGCGAAGAAGTCTAAACTCTCCACTGCAAGAGAGGAAGACAAACACAG AGAACGTTGCAAAAACAGACTCGTTCAAAGCAGAAGATCTGGACCAAAATACTCCAGTCATTCCTCCCCGGCCAAGTCCTCAGCTCATTCTGGAGCGCTGCACTGAGAACACGTGCAAGAGAGTCAGCATACATGAAGGCAACTGA
- the LOC127630534 gene encoding neutrophil cytosol factor 1-like isoform X2: MAETYVLLVELLGFEKRFFPSQHYVYMLLVKWSDQSEKLIYRRYPEIHTFHALKEMFPIEAGDIDEKDRIIPSLLAPKWLDNQKTTETRQGTLAEYCRALLNLPPNISGCHLVLDFFKMRLEDESPPAPHPYKRNETFMSTNRSRFNTSSEITGPIMLESYRVITDYSKSSKYEITLSAGDMVDIVEKSLNGWWFCQCEYKRGWFPASYLEPLDGADELEEPEPNYVGELYKTTNAYTAVEEDELTLEAGETIEVIHKLLDGWWVVRNGEDTGYYPSMFLSRAGEQKEVDAEKDVVRRSTPPPRRSTIPNAQSIHTKGRQQISLDIYRKQSRRFLQQRRSLNSPLQERKTNTENVAKTDSFKAEDLDQNTPVIPPRPSPQLILERCTENTCKRVSIHEGN; encoded by the exons ATGGCTGAAACATATGTGTTACTTGTGGAACTGTTGGGCTTTGAGAAAAGGTTCTTTCCCTCCCAGCATTAT GTGTACATGCTCTTGGTTAAATGGAGTGATCAATCTGAAAAGCTGATTTACAGACGGTATCCAGAAATCCACACTTTTCAT GCGTTGAAGGAAATGTTCCCTATTGAGGCAGGAGACATTGATGAAAAGGACAGAATCATTCCTTCATTACTTG CTCCAAAATGGCTGGATAATCAGAAAACAACAGAGACAAGGCAGGGGACTCTTGCTGAGTACTGTCGCGCTCTGCTCAACCTGCCTCCAAACATCTCAGGCTGTCATCTTGTTCTTGACTTCTTCAAAATGCGTCTCGAAGATGAATCTCCACCAGCCCCACACCC ATACAAAAGAAATGAGACTTTTATGTCCACCAATAGATCACGGTTCAACACCTCATCAG AAATCACAGGACCTATCATGCTTGAGAGCTACAGAGTGATCACAGACTACAGCAAGAGCTCAAAGTATGAAATCACTCTGAGTGCAGGAGATATGGTGGACATAGTGGAGAAAAGCCTAAATG GCTGGTGGTTTTGTCAGTGTGAGTATAAAAGAGGCTGGTTTCCAGCTTCATACTTAGAACCGCTGGATGGAGCAGATGAATTAGAGGAACCAGAGCCTAATTATGTGG GTGAGCTCTACAAAACCACAAACGCATATACAGCTGTAGAAGAAGATGAGTTGACTCTTGAGGCAGGAGAGACTATTGAGGTCATCCATAAACTTTTGGATGGCTGGTGGGTGGTCAG GAATGGAGAAGATACAGGCTACTACCCTTCCATGTTCCTAAGCAGGGCAGGAGAGCAGAAAGAGGTGGATGCTGAGAAGGACGTGGTCAGAAGATCAACCCCACCACCAAGAAG ATCTACCATACCCAACGCCCAGAGCATCCATACTAAGGGACGTCAGCAAATCAGTCTGGACATCTATCGTAAGCAGAGTCGACGGTTCTTACAGCAGCGAAGAAGTCTAAACTCTCCACTGCAAGAGAGGAAGACAAACACAG AGAACGTTGCAAAAACAGACTCGTTCAAAGCAGAAGATCTGGACCAAAATACTCCAGTCATTCCTCCCCGGCCAAGTCCTCAGCTCATTCTGGAGCGCTGCACTGAGAACACGTGCAAGAGAGTCAGCATACATGAAGGCAACTGA
- the polr2j gene encoding DNA-directed RNA polymerase II subunit RPB11-a: MNAPPAFESFLLFEGEKKITIVKDTKVPNACLFTLNKEDHTLGNIIRSQLLKDPQVLFAGYKVPHPLEHKIVIRVQTTPDYSPQEAFTNAITDLISELSLLEERFRVAIKDKQEGIE; encoded by the exons ATGAACGCGCCACCAGCATTCGAGTCGTTTTTGTTGTTTGAGGGAGAGAAAAA GATCACAATAGTTAAGGACACAAAAGTGCCCAATGCATGTCTGTTTACACTGAATAAGGAGGACCACACGCTGGGGAACATCATTCGGTC ACAACTGCTAAAGGATCCTCAGGTGCTGTTTGCTGGATATAAAGTTCCCCACCCTCTGGAGCACAAGATTGTGATCCGTGTTCAGACAACACCAGACTACAGTCCGCAGGAAGCCTTTACTAATGCAATCACTGATCTGATCAGTGAGCTCTCACTGCTAGAGGAGCGGTTTAGG GTTGCCATCAAAGACAAGCAGGAGGGAATAGAATGA